One Cyanobium sp. Tous-M-B4 DNA window includes the following coding sequences:
- a CDS encoding TIGR04283 family arsenosugar biosynthesis glycosyltransferase translates to MALITPTTITPTLSVVIAARNEALRLPLLLADLAAGWELLKEIVVVDGSSADASARVAALAGAQVLASPPGRGRQFGLGVESSGGSWLLLLHADARLPERWQQAVARAIDLNGPKQIDAAWYFDLKIAGTGPGLRLVEVGVALRSRWRQLPYGDQGLLLPRSLLQRAGGLQPLPLMEDLELALRLRRHCRLRPLGAQLRVDGRRWQQLGVWQTALSNAQLRRAWRRGGSAEELASRYYEGGS, encoded by the coding sequence ATGGCGCTGATCACCCCAACCACCATTACCCCAACACTCTCCGTGGTGATTGCGGCCCGCAATGAGGCGCTGCGGCTGCCACTTTTGCTTGCCGATCTGGCGGCGGGGTGGGAATTGCTGAAGGAGATTGTGGTGGTGGATGGCAGCAGCGCCGATGCCAGCGCCCGGGTGGCGGCCCTAGCTGGTGCCCAGGTGCTGGCCAGCCCCCCCGGCCGGGGGAGGCAGTTTGGTCTGGGAGTTGAAAGCAGCGGCGGCTCCTGGCTTCTGCTGCTGCATGCCGATGCCCGCCTTCCAGAGCGCTGGCAGCAGGCCGTGGCACGGGCCATCGACCTCAATGGGCCAAAACAAATCGATGCGGCCTGGTATTTCGACCTGAAGATCGCTGGTACTGGCCCTGGCCTGCGGCTGGTGGAGGTGGGTGTAGCACTACGCAGCCGCTGGCGGCAGCTGCCCTATGGAGACCAGGGCCTGCTGCTGCCCCGATCGCTGCTGCAGCGGGCAGGGGGCCTGCAGCCCTTACCCCTGATGGAAGACCTGGAGCTGGCGCTGCGGCTGCGGCGCCACTGCCGGCTACGGCCGCTGGGTGCCCAGCTGAGGGTTGACGGTCGCCGCTGGCAGCAGCTGGGCGTATGGCAGACGGCACTTAGCAACGCCCAGCTGCGGCGGGCCTGGCGGCGGGGCGGCAGTGCCGAGGAGCTGGCTAGTCGCTACTACGAAGGGGGGTCATAG
- a CDS encoding GNAT family N-acetyltransferase, which yields MASAELLTSLYGDQHRLCPTPNSQLSLVLSREREIDLFELERLCDAVGWSRRPLRRVRKALQHSLLRVGLWRHDARMPKLVGFARCTGDGVVEATVWDVAVHPLYQGAGLGKQLMVYVLDQLRSMEVDRVSLFADPEVVAFYVAQGWELEPLQRRCAFWYSP from the coding sequence GTGGCTTCGGCCGAGCTCCTCACCAGCCTCTACGGGGACCAGCACCGGCTCTGCCCCACGCCCAATTCCCAGCTCAGCCTGGTGCTCAGCCGCGAGCGGGAAATCGATTTGTTCGAGCTTGAGCGGCTCTGCGATGCCGTGGGCTGGAGCCGCCGGCCACTGCGCCGCGTGCGCAAAGCCCTGCAGCACAGCTTGCTGCGGGTGGGGCTGTGGCGCCACGACGCCCGGATGCCCAAGCTGGTGGGCTTTGCCCGCTGCACCGGCGATGGCGTCGTCGAGGCCACTGTCTGGGACGTGGCAGTACATCCCCTCTATCAGGGGGCTGGGCTGGGCAAGCAGTTGATGGTTTACGTCCTCGATCAGCTGCGCTCGATGGAAGTGGATCGGGTCAGCCTGTTTGCCGACCCAGAGGTGGTGGCCTTTTATGTCGCCCAGGGCTGGGAGCTTGAGCCGCTGCAACGCCGTTGCGCCTTCTGGTATTCGCCTTAG
- a CDS encoding alpha/beta hydrolase: MQRNGTILPDGRSSCDRCASLGGLDCRALVPQAPSPLLVALHGWLLAGRLWTPLAAALAPRWEMWSPDLPGFGQRPRPRGLQPNLASYGRWLAAAAQEQAGGRPIVLLGHSLGGSVALHAAPLLGEQLVGLIQIAAGGGVYQPRAFAQVRRGGALFLRWRPGWLAELPGSDPVRSPLLAERRAAQGLLACSTGRGAVRQLPQLTACLQVPSLWIAGERDQVMASRYVRHLAGYARQHEFIELAGAGHLPMGQMPEQLAAPIQQWLSRLSSSQSPGSED; the protein is encoded by the coding sequence GTGCAACGCAATGGAACGATCCTGCCCGATGGTCGTTCGAGCTGCGATCGCTGCGCCAGCCTGGGGGGCCTGGATTGCCGAGCGCTGGTGCCCCAAGCCCCCTCCCCCCTGCTGGTGGCACTACACGGCTGGCTGCTGGCCGGCAGGCTGTGGACGCCCCTAGCTGCCGCCCTGGCACCACGCTGGGAGATGTGGAGTCCGGATTTACCCGGCTTCGGCCAGCGGCCCAGGCCCCGGGGGCTGCAGCCAAACCTGGCCAGCTATGGCCGCTGGCTAGCAGCAGCGGCCCAGGAGCAGGCGGGCGGCAGACCAATAGTGCTGCTGGGCCATTCGCTCGGGGGCAGCGTCGCCCTTCATGCGGCGCCCCTACTGGGCGAGCAACTGGTGGGCTTGATCCAGATCGCCGCTGGCGGTGGTGTGTATCAGCCGCGAGCCTTTGCCCAGGTGCGCCGCGGCGGCGCCCTGTTTTTGCGCTGGCGGCCTGGCTGGCTGGCGGAGCTGCCGGGCAGCGATCCGGTGCGCAGCCCCCTGCTCGCCGAGCGCCGGGCTGCCCAGGGCCTGCTGGCCTGCAGCACCGGCCGAGGGGCGGTGCGCCAGCTGCCCCAGCTCACCGCATGCCTGCAGGTGCCAAGCCTGTGGATTGCAGGCGAACGCGATCAGGTGATGGCATCTCGCTACGTGCGCCATCTGGCCGGTTACGCCCGACAGCACGAGTTCATCGAGCTGGCTGGAGCTGGCCACCTGCCGATGGGACAGATGCCGGAGCAACTGGCGGCACCGATTCAGCAGTGGCTGAGCCGGTTGTCAAGCAGCCAGTCGCCAGGGTCTGAAGATTGA
- a CDS encoding ABC transporter ATP-binding protein translates to MAGLDRQRLARLLPYLGRDRRRLGLTLLLLIPVAFAAAVQPLLVGQAIAVLRREPTLGWLDGMAVPDALRLLVLMLLGAVLLRLGLQGIQTFNVQAVGQRLTARIRDDLFAHAMALSLRFHDRTPVGKLLTRLTSDVDALAEVFGSGAVGVLADMVTLLVIAVTMISIEWRLGLLLLVSQVPVVLGILWLQGRFRKANYRVREELSQLNADLQENLQGLEVVQMFRREATNSARFSQVTAAYREAVNGTILFDSAISAFIEWVALSAVAVVLALGGWMVLGSAMGLGTLTTFILYSQRLFDPLRQLAERFTQIQGGLTAVERIGELLEQPIEIADLPASERSAAAIQSGTKRSSAGEVIFENVSFAYREDDPILTDLSFRIAPGEHVALVGPTGSGKTTVIRLLCRLYEPQRGRILLDGIDIRQLPIPTLRQRLGVVLQDTFLFSGNVADNLRLDAPISSEALHQICTELGLEPLLRRLPDGLATELRERGGNLSSGERQLLSVARVAIRDPSVLVMDEATAFMDPSTEATLQRDLSRLLQQRTAIVIAHRLATVEAADRILVLRKGHLIEQGSHSELRLAGGVYAQLADLQERGLAAL, encoded by the coding sequence ATGGCAGGCCTCGACCGGCAACGCCTAGCCCGCCTGCTGCCCTACCTCGGCCGGGACCGCCGCCGCCTGGGCCTCACCCTGCTGCTGCTGATCCCGGTGGCCTTCGCCGCTGCAGTGCAGCCCCTGCTGGTGGGCCAGGCGATCGCCGTGCTGAGGCGCGAGCCCACCCTGGGCTGGCTTGATGGCATGGCGGTGCCAGATGCCCTGCGCCTGCTGGTGCTGATGCTGCTTGGTGCGGTGTTGCTGCGTCTTGGCCTGCAGGGCATCCAAACCTTCAACGTTCAGGCTGTTGGCCAGCGGCTCACCGCCCGCATCCGCGACGACCTGTTTGCCCACGCCATGGCGCTGTCGCTGCGCTTCCACGACCGAACCCCCGTTGGCAAGCTGCTCACCCGGCTCACCAGTGATGTCGATGCCCTAGCCGAGGTATTTGGCAGCGGCGCCGTAGGTGTGCTGGCCGACATGGTCACTTTGCTGGTGATCGCTGTCACGATGATCTCGATCGAATGGCGACTTGGCCTGTTGCTGCTGGTCAGCCAGGTGCCGGTGGTGCTTGGCATCCTTTGGTTGCAGGGTCGCTTCCGTAAAGCCAACTACCGGGTGCGTGAGGAGCTCAGCCAGCTCAACGCCGATCTGCAGGAAAACCTCCAGGGCTTGGAGGTGGTGCAGATGTTCCGCCGCGAGGCCACCAACAGCGCCCGTTTCTCCCAGGTCACCGCCGCCTATCGCGAGGCCGTCAACGGCACAATTCTATTTGATAGCGCCATCTCGGCCTTCATCGAATGGGTGGCCCTGAGCGCCGTGGCCGTGGTGCTTGCCCTGGGCGGCTGGATGGTGCTCGGCAGTGCCATGGGCCTAGGCACCCTCACCACCTTCATCCTTTATTCCCAGCGGTTGTTTGATCCCCTGCGCCAGCTGGCGGAGCGCTTCACCCAGATCCAGGGGGGCCTCACCGCAGTTGAACGCATCGGCGAGCTGCTCGAGCAACCGATCGAGATCGCTGATCTACCCGCTAGTGAACGCTCTGCTGCAGCCATTCAGAGCGGCACTAAGCGGTCCAGTGCTGGTGAAGTGATCTTCGAGAACGTGTCGTTTGCCTATCGAGAAGACGACCCGATCCTCACCGATCTTTCCTTTCGCATTGCTCCCGGTGAACACGTGGCCCTTGTAGGCCCTACCGGCTCAGGCAAAACCACCGTGATCCGGCTGTTGTGCCGGCTCTATGAGCCCCAGCGCGGCCGGATCCTGCTCGATGGCATCGACATTCGCCAATTGCCGATTCCCACCCTGCGCCAGCGCCTTGGGGTGGTCCTGCAGGACACCTTCCTGTTCAGCGGCAATGTGGCTGACAACCTGCGCCTCGACGCTCCGATCAGCAGCGAAGCCCTGCATCAGATCTGCACTGAGCTGGGCCTAGAGCCCCTGCTACGGCGCCTGCCTGATGGGCTGGCCACCGAGCTGCGTGAGCGCGGCGGCAACCTCTCCTCCGGTGAGCGCCAGCTTTTATCGGTAGCCCGGGTGGCAATCCGCGATCCCTCAGTGCTGGTGATGGATGAGGCCACAGCCTTTATGGATCCCTCCACAGAGGCCACCCTGCAGCGCGACCTTTCGCGGCTGCTGCAACAGCGCACCGCCATAGTGATTGCCCACCGCCTTGCCACTGTGGAGGCAGCAGATCGCATCTTGGTGTTGCGCAAGGGGCACTTGATTGAGCAGGGCAGCCACAGCGAGTTGCGCCTGGCGGGGGGTGTCTATGCCCAGCTGGCCGACCTACAGGAGCGGGGCCTGGCGGCGCTCTGA
- the hisG gene encoding ATP phosphoribosyltransferase, with amino-acid sequence MITVALAKGALLKDSVARFAAAGLDFAGLLEPGNRQLMVPSACGQARALLVRNADVPVYVAYGQAQLGVVGYDVIREHQLPVAQLLDLGFGGCRMSVAVKASSGYRRASELPAHCRIASKFTGCAQAFFDALDLPVELIHLAGSVELGPITGMSEAIVDLVATGRTLDENGLIAIEDLFHSTARLVGHPLALRLDDGPLQGIVDRIALVATPRGR; translated from the coding sequence ATGATCACCGTCGCCCTCGCTAAAGGTGCCCTGCTTAAGGATTCGGTGGCTCGCTTTGCGGCCGCTGGCCTCGATTTTGCTGGCCTACTTGAGCCCGGCAATCGGCAATTGATGGTGCCCAGCGCCTGCGGTCAGGCCCGGGCCCTGCTGGTGCGCAATGCTGATGTGCCCGTCTATGTGGCCTACGGCCAGGCCCAGCTCGGCGTGGTGGGCTACGACGTGATCCGCGAACACCAGCTGCCGGTGGCCCAGCTGCTCGATCTGGGTTTCGGTGGTTGCCGCATGAGCGTGGCGGTCAAGGCAAGTAGTGGCTATCGCCGCGCTTCCGAGCTGCCCGCCCACTGCCGCATTGCTAGCAAATTCACCGGATGCGCCCAGGCCTTCTTTGATGCCCTCGACCTACCGGTGGAGTTGATCCATCTGGCTGGATCGGTGGAGCTGGGACCGATTACCGGCATGAGTGAAGCGATCGTCGATCTGGTGGCCACCGGTCGCACCCTGGATGAAAACGGCCTGATCGCCATTGAAGATCTTTTCCACTCCACCGCCAGGCTGGTGGGCCACCCCTTAGCCCTGCGACTCGACGACGGTCCCCTACAGGGAATCGTCGACCGCATCGCTCTGGTTGCCACCCCCCGAGGTCGCTGA
- the gloB gene encoding hydroxyacylglutathione hydrolase translates to MQQLSVGLIPVLRDNYIFLLQRLGQAVVVDPAVAEPVIAALEQQGLELVAILHTHHHSDHIGGTPGLLARWPKAAVLASRDDLQRIPLQTKGVGDGDSFELLGEPVQVIAVPGHTRAHIAYYLPASGHLFCGDTLFAGGCGRLFEGSAAEMHASLQRLAQLPAATKVWCAHEYTQANLGWAAAVVPASDPCAGAIEARLVAVAAARARGEATIPSSVELERATNLFVRASSPEQLAELRRSKDHWPS, encoded by the coding sequence ATGCAGCAACTCAGCGTCGGGCTGATTCCGGTACTGCGCGACAACTACATATTTCTGCTGCAACGCCTCGGCCAGGCGGTGGTGGTCGATCCTGCGGTGGCAGAGCCAGTGATCGCTGCCCTCGAGCAGCAGGGGCTGGAGCTGGTGGCAATCCTGCACACCCACCACCACAGCGACCACATCGGCGGCACCCCCGGCCTGCTGGCCCGCTGGCCCAAGGCGGCGGTGCTGGCCAGCCGCGACGACCTGCAGCGAATTCCGTTGCAAACCAAGGGGGTGGGCGATGGCGACAGCTTTGAGTTGCTGGGTGAGCCAGTGCAGGTGATCGCCGTGCCTGGGCATACCCGCGCCCACATCGCCTACTACCTGCCCGCTTCCGGGCACCTGTTCTGCGGCGACACCCTGTTTGCTGGCGGTTGCGGGCGTTTGTTTGAGGGCAGCGCCGCCGAAATGCATGCATCGCTGCAGCGGCTGGCCCAGCTACCGGCAGCCACCAAGGTGTGGTGCGCCCACGAATACACCCAAGCCAATTTGGGCTGGGCTGCCGCTGTGGTGCCAGCCAGCGATCCCTGTGCCGGTGCTATCGAGGCGCGGCTGGTGGCGGTTGCGGCGGCGCGGGCCCGGGGCGAAGCCACCATCCCTAGCAGCGTGGAGCTGGAGCGAGCCACCAATTTGTTTGTGCGAGCCAGCAGCCCGGAACAGTTGGCCGAGCTGCGGCGAAGCAAGGATCACTGGCCCAGCTAG